In Brassica napus cultivar Da-Ae chromosome A3, Da-Ae, whole genome shotgun sequence, the sequence TTTGACGTCTGTCAGGAAGGGGGAACTCAATCTTACGGTCAAGTCTCCCAGGACGCAAGAGAGCAGGATCAAGAGTGTCTGCCCTGTTTGTTGCCATAATGACCTTGACATTCACCGTCTGGTCAAATCCATCCATCTACATCAAATTCAACAAATCAAGTTAGAACACAGCTCAAGTTGAACCATTTATAACAAGACGACAAGACATAGTTTTCACTTATTTGTTTCCTGTTCTTACCTGATTAAGAAGTTCCATGAGAATACGCTGAACTTCCCTATCAGCTCCTGTTTGAGCATCGAACCTAGCAGTGGCGATGGCATCCACTTCATCAATAAAGATGATCGCTGGAGCATTCTCCTTGGCAAGACGGAAGACATCACGAACCATACGAGGTCCCTGCAATTAAAGGGCAAGCAAGTTAAGTATCAAGTACAAGCACCCAATAAAAAGCTCAAACAATGAAGAAAGCTATACCTCGCCGAGGTACTTCTGCACAAACTCAGAGCCAACAACCCTAATGAAAGCAGCTGTTGTATGGTTAGCAACAGCTTTAGCCAACATAGTCTTCCCAGTACCAGGGGGTCCATAAAGCAAGACACCTCGTGGAGGGTCAATACCAATCTGCTTGTAAAGCTCGTGGTGTGTAAGTGGCAACTCAACAGCCTCACGAATCTCCTGTTTCTGAATATCACATCCTCCAATatcctacaaaaaaaagaaaacaccttttcaaaaacccaaatcctaaTCCACAAAAAGCCAAGACCTTTACAaaaacccaaaccctaatccACAAAAAGGCAAGACCTTTACAAGaacccaaaccctaatctaaaagaaacagagataaGATTTGAAAAGAGAGAAACTTTACATTGTAGGAGACGTCAGGCTTCTCAGATTGACTGAGAAGGGAGATGCTAGAGTCAGCCTCAGGCGGCAACACATCAACGAGGGCGTTGGAGTGACGGTGAAGGGCCACGGAAGCAGAAGGCTTTAAGTCTTCTCTGTTGATGGTGCTGAGAATCCTCACATAGTAATTGGAGCCCGTGGTGGATCCAACGATGCCGTTGTTCTGATCAACCATCTCCATGAACTGGCCAATCACTAGAGGCACGGATTGGATTCGCTTGACCTCTTCTTGAGCGCGTAAGAGCTCGCGTTTGAGATTCTTCTGCTCGTCTTTCACGTATTCCTCTTGGATGTCGGTGAACTCCAGTTGCCGTTCGAGCGATTTGAGGCGGGAGTAGGGATCTTCCTCGTCGGCTGTGGAGAGATCCATCAGCGGAGGAGAGGCTTTGGGGTCGAGAACCATCGCTGCAGCCATTGTCGGAGAGAGATCTGTTGAGAGGAGTTCTTGGATGgagtagagagaaagaaaagattgattgcgaacaaataaaataaaattgttttcgGTGCTCTCTTTAAAAAGGCCGACAGATGTGATATGGGGCCTTTTAATTTCCATTTTTGCATTGTTGGCCTTAGtatttttcctttttgcatTTACGCAAAAAAGAATTACTATTACgtgaattttccttttttttataaagactATCAAACAATTTTCAATCATGATCTTTGATTGGAtcattcatataaaaaaaactgtaaaatctGATAAAGTTTATCCTAATCGATTAGTTAAAATGTTGGTAGTTTGTGATGTACTGATTTTTATCTGAAGTACAACCAATGAATTAACAGTTGCATATTTGGTGGagaaaagtaaaagagaaaacgTTTGATGACTAAACTAGACACAAGTCACAGCCACGACCGACTCAACGGTATCACGGATTCATGAGTTCTggggtaattttttttttaatttccaaactat encodes:
- the LOC106435703 gene encoding 26S proteasome regulatory subunit 6B homolog, yielding MAAAMVLDPKASPPLMDLSTADEEDPYSRLKSLERQLEFTDIQEEYVKDEQKNLKRELLRAQEEVKRIQSVPLVIGQFMEMVDQNNGIVGSTTGSNYYVRILSTINREDLKPSASVALHRHSNALVDVLPPEADSSISLLSQSEKPDVSYNDIGGCDIQKQEIREAVELPLTHHELYKQIGIDPPRGVLLYGPPGTGKTMLAKAVANHTTAAFIRVVGSEFVQKYLGEGPRMVRDVFRLAKENAPAIIFIDEVDAIATARFDAQTGADREVQRILMELLNQMDGFDQTVNVKVIMATNRADTLDPALLRPGRLDRKIEFPLPDRRQKRLVFQVCTAKMNLSDEVDLEDYVSRPDKISAAEIAAICQEAGMHAVRKNRYVILPKDFEKGYRSNVKKPDTDFEFYK